A portion of the Musa acuminata AAA Group cultivar baxijiao chromosome BXJ1-1, Cavendish_Baxijiao_AAA, whole genome shotgun sequence genome contains these proteins:
- the LOC103980254 gene encoding uncharacterized protein LOC103980254, with the protein MESSSLSQMEKAQHGTRLLEELDLLEKPKVSEPASRRNVFCFWKWKVLRFLLDGFRRRGSHCVVCLQVHQIDGLPSAMDDRVLVVGWKTKGCKGEHTLPVHVCGGVASFDEIFLHYCISDVQSMLGSFTVWASLVDAADCDLGTFHVDLSEFAAATENSNSAFAGKTVSFVLGGVAGGGALRLSVYCRTLEDEARDRIGQKQAKSKCFSCLPDLGGCIRSSPMTFCARRIPSLRSDHGFITFENLIAGCPPTNDEDGGFITIEKGGVGSRSRRPPSDHLANTDDDESGGPEDEQPCLMTELNEELDDDDDDDEGVENEFLKMLEANDEPWKKEAGKSLSSSLDLSADLDLDSLIKEAEMELKKAAQAWNSGTGAALLEKEEHEELMRRWGSNEHHSSPGCSGLHAFGSPL; encoded by the exons ATGGAGTCTTCGAGTCTAAGCCAAATGGAGAAGGCTCAGCATGGAACGAGGCTTTTGGAAGAGCTCGATCTCCTCGAGAAGCCCAAGGTCTCGGAGCCGGCGAGCCGAAGGAATGTGTTCTGCTTCTGGAAGTGGAAGGTGCTCCGATTCCTCCTCGACGGCTTTCGGAGGCGGGGATCGCACTGCGTCGTCTGCCTCCAGGTCCATCAGATCGACGGCTTGCCGTCGGCCATGGACGACCGGGTCCTGGTCGTGGGCTGGAAGACCAAGGGCTGCAAGGGGGAGCACACTCTCCCGGTTCATGTTTGCGGAGGAGTCGCCAGCTTCGATGAGATCTTCCTGCACTATTGCATCAGCGACGTGCAGTCGATGCTGGGGAGCTTCACCGTTTGGGCCTCTTTGGTCGATGCCGCCGACTGCGATCTGGGTACTTTTCATGTGGATTTGAGCGAGTTCGCTGCTGCTACAGAGAATTCCAACTCCGCGTTCGCCGGGAAGACGGTGAGCTTTGTTCTCGGAGGCGTGGCGGGTGGTGGAGCACTGAGGCTGAGCGTGTACTGCAGGACGTTGGAGGACGAAGCCCGTGATCGAATCG GCCAAAAGCAGGCGAAGAGCAAATGTTTCTCGTGCCTCCCTgatctcggtggttgcatcaggaGCTCCCCGATGACCTTCTGCGCGCGCAGGATCCCCTCCCTCCGCTCCGACCACGGCTTCATCACCTTCGAGAACTTGATCGCGGGGTGTCCTCCGACCAACGACGAGGACGGAGGCTTCATAACGATCGAGAAGGGCGGCGTCGGCTCGCGGTCGAGGCGGCCTCCCTCGGACCATCTGGCGAACACCGACGACGACGAAAGCGGCGGGCCCGAGGATGAGCAGCCATGCCTCATGACAGAACTCAACGAggaactcgacgacgacgacgacgacgacgaagggGTAGAGAACGAGTTTCTTAAGATGTTGGAGGCGAATGACGAGCCATGGAAGAAGGAAGCTGGAAAGAGCTTGAGCTCAAGCTTGGATCTGAGCGCAGACTTAGACTTAGATTCGTTGATAAAGGAAGCGGAGATGGAGCTGAAGAAGGCGGCACAGGCGTGGAACAGCGGAACCGGGGCAGCTCTGCTGGAGAAGGAAGAGCACGAGGAGCTGATGAGGAGATGGGGATCGAACGAGCACCATTCTTCTCCAGGCTGCTCCGGGCTTCATGCCTTCGGTAGTCCTCTCTAG